The Staphylococcus saprophyticus subsp. saprophyticus ATCC 15305 = NCTC 7292 genome contains the following window.
TTTACTGGCTGTTTTATTTACAATACTTCGTATTGTTGTCTCGCTTTCTTAGAGGACGGCTTCAGCCTGTAGTCTTCAGCTTATCCCGTTCCTTCAAGTGTCTCGCCAAAACGCTCTGTATTTATATGTATTTTTATATTGAAATACTTTAAAAAATAAGCTAATTCTTTATCATTTAATAAATACCACTAAACTAAATTAACGAGGTGCCTTAAGTACAAGGATTATAATATAACTTAACTTACTCTATCAATGTTTTATTGCAGATACTACATCACTGCTCTTAATTGTAAGTAACTTAGTTAATATTGTTTCTGCAGATTACTTTGATATTGGGTTTGTTGAGTATTTTAGTCGAATGATTATTCCTAATATATTCTGTCTGATTGCTAGTATCCTCGTTTTATGGTTATATTTCAGAAAATCTATACCTATAAGGTTCGATACAGAAAATCTTTCAGACCCTAAAAATGTAATCAAAGATCCTAAATTATTTAAGGTTTCATGGATTGTATTAGCAATACTACTTGTAGGTTATCTTGTTAGTTAGTTTATTCAAATACCTGTGTCAATCATTGCTGGTATTATTGCTCTTATCTTTGTAATATTAGCTCGTAAATCTAAAGCAGTTCATACAAAACAAGTCATTAAAGGAGCACCATGGAATATTGTTGTATTCTCTATTGGTATGTATCTTGTTGTGTTTGGACTAAAAAATGTAGGTATTACAACGATTCTTGGGGATATCCTAACAAATATTTCAAGTTATGGGTTGTTCAGCAGTATCATGGGTATGGGCTTTATAGCTGCTTTCTTATCTTCAATCATGAACAACATGCCAACTGTTTTAATAGAGGCAATAGCGATTGGTCAATCCAGTGCTACAGGTATATTATAAGAAGGTATGATTTATGCGAATGTCATAGGTTCTGATTTAGGACCTAAAATAACACCGATTGGTTCTTTAGCAACATTATTGTGGCTACATGTCTTAACACAAAAAGGTGTGAAGATTTCGTGGGGGACATACTTTAAAACTGGAATTATCATTACTATTCCAGTCCTATTTGTAACACTCTTAGGTTTATACCTTACACTAATCATATTTTAAGAAAAGAGGCTTTAATTATGGATAAGAAAACAATTTATTTTATATGTACAGGAAACTCTTGTCGTAGCCAAATGGCTGAAGGTTGGGGAAAGGAAATATTGGGTGAAGATTGGAATGTCTATTCTGCTGGTATTGAAACGCATGGTGTTAATCCTAGAGCAATAGAAGCTATGAAAGAAGTAGATATTGATATATCAAACCATACGTCAGACTTGATTGATAATGATATTTTAAAACAATCAGATTTGGTCGTAACGTTATGTAGTGATGCAGACGATAATTGTCCTATTTTACCACCAAACGTTAAAAAAGAACATTGGGGTTTTGAGGATCCAGCAGGTAAAGAATGGTCAGAATTTCAACGTGTTAGAGACGAGATTAAATTAGCTATAGAAAAGTTTAAATTGAGATAATAATAAACACTTCTTATTAACTAAATAAGGGGTGTTTTGCCATTTAAAGAACAAAATTTGTGCCATATAACTCCAAAACTGACATAAAATTAAGAGGTTTTTCTTGAAAATTTAAGTCTATAAACTTGTACTATAATCAATGTATCGAAAATATCAAAAATCGTGAGTTTTCAGACGATGAGAGACGTGCTTATTTGCATCGTGTCATTTTAATTGCTCTATGGTAATTATATTACCTGATAAATTAGACATTTTTAATATTAAAAAATCCTTCCTTTATACAAAGGAAGGATTACATAAAATAATTATTAATATAGAAGACAGGGCCTATTTATTAAAATCTATAACAATTTTACCAAACGCGCCTTTCATTTGATGTTCATATGCTTCTTTTGCTTGATCAAATGAATAAACCGTATCAATTACAGGATCTATATTTATTTGATCTAAAGCTTTATTGAAATCTTCAAATGCTCTATGGTGTCCTAGATTGACACCTTGGATTCTTGCTTGTTTAGCAAGTAATGCGAATAAATTAACATTTGCTTCCATATTTTCAAGAAATCCAATAACATATATATGCCCTTGAAAAGCTAAAGCATCTATAGATTTAGCAATACTTGACCCACCAACCACTTCTACAATATGTTCTACACCTTTACCATTTGTTAATTTTTGCACTTCTTTTTCCCAATCAGGGTGTGTTTTGTAGTTGATTACTTTAGAAGCGCCAAGTTCTTTGGCTTTTTCTAATTTTTCGTCACTGCTACTTGTTGCAATAACTTCTGCTCCTAATGCTGATGCTATTTGAATTGCAAATATAGAAACGCCACCTGTGCCTTGAACAAGAACTTTATCACCTGCTTTAATATTTCCATACTCAACTAATGAGAACCAATTCACAAATGCTGCTACTGGCAAAGTTGACGATTGATTATCTGTAAGTGTTTCAGGAGAGAATACAGCTGCATTTTCATTCAATACCATGTATTCTGAAAGTCCACCATCTACTGTAGCACCTAAGGCATGTGATTGTTCATCGCTTTTAGGTTTTCCATCTAGCCACTTGGTAAACATATGTGAAGTAACACGATCACCTTTTTTAAATTTGGTAACTTTTGAGCCGATTTCTACAACTATTCCTGAAGCATCTGAAACAGGAATAAACGGAAATTTTAATAATTCAGGCGTATATATACCTTCGACAATTGCAGTATCTCGATAATTAAGTGAGACAGAGTTAACTTTAATTAAAATTTGATCTTCTGCAATTTCGGGTTTCTCTAGTTCAACTTGTTTAAGGTTATCTAAACCAAAATTTTCTAATTGCCATGCTTTCACTATTAAAACTCCTTTTTATTAGTATTATGGAAAAATTTACAAAACACTCAAATCGTCATATCGTTAAACGACGATATATAAGTATGAAAAAAGAACTAAATTATAGTTCTTTTTTCAATTACTTTACGTATATTTTTAATGACTTGTTCATTCCTCTTTTAAATAATACCCTGAAACCATAAGTTTTACGCACTATTTTTAAAATCGAAATCAATTTGCACAATTGATGAAAAATTTTAAAAGTTAGTAATCAATTAAACAAACGTATGTGGTTCATTATAAGTTTGTTCAATTGATTAATCGTTTGCGATTGATTATTCTTTAATGAGAATAGGAGTGATTAAATTGATTGATGATGAAATGAAATTGGCACACCAGCTATGCTTTTCTACTTATAATGTTAACAAATTATTCAGCAAATTTTATGAAAAGCAATTAAGTCAATTCGGTTTAACTTTTTCTCAATATCTAGTGCTATTAACGTTATGGGAAGAGAACCCTCAAACTTTATTATCCATTGGTAAAAAGTTGAATCTAGCAAGTAATACCCTAAGCCCATTACTAAAAAGACTTGAGAAAGCTGGCTGGGTTCAAAGAAATAGAGATGAAAGCGATAAACGTAACCTTATCATAACTTTAACGATAAAAGGTCTAAATGAGCAAGAAGCAGTACATGAAGCTATTGCTAAATGCATTTCGTCACAATTTGATGTAGATGAATATATGAAAGCCAAAAGTATTATGGATAATTTAGAAGAAACGTTGAAAACTATTACAAAGGATGATTCAAATGAAACAATATGATGTTGTATTTTTAGGTAGTGGACACGCAGCTTGGCATAGTGCGCTGACTTTAAACAAAGCGGGGAAATCGGTTGCTATTGTCGAAAAAGATCGTATAGCAGGTACTTGTACAAACTATGGGTGCAATGCCAAAATTTTATTGGAAAACCCTTATGAAGTACTAGAGCAAGCTTCACACTATCCCAACATAATTAATACTGAAGCATTATCAGTGAATTGGGAAAACCTTATGTCTTATAAACATAAAATCATTGACCCTATGGCAAATACTTTGAAAGGTTTATTTGAACAACAAGGTATTGATATTATTGAAGGGGCAGGAAAATTATTAGATGAGCATCACCTCGTAGTAGATGGCGAACAATATTACGGTGAAAACATAGTTATTGCAACAGGTCAACACAGCAATAAGTTAGATATTGAAGGGTCTGAATATACACACGATAGTAGAGACTTCTTATCCTTAGAGCAAATGCCAAATAGTATCACATTTATAGGTGTAGGTATTATTAGTATTGAATTTGCTAGCATAACCATTAAATCTGGTGTGGAAACTCATATGATTCATGTTGACGATGAACCGCTCAAAGGTTTTTATTCAGCACATATTGCTAAATTAATGGATAAATTGGCAACAGAAGGAGTTCAATTCCATATGAATGAAAATACTACTGTAATTAAAGAGCAAGGTGACAATTATACTGTATCAACAGAATCAGGATTAGAGATTACTACTAACTATGTGTTAGATGCTACTGGACGTAGACCAAATGTCAACGGTATTGGACTTGAAGAAGCTGGCGTTAACTTCACTACTCGAGGTATACAGGTAGATGAATATTTACGTACAAATATCCCTAATATTTATGCTAGTGGTGATGTGTTAGATAAAGTAATTCCTAAATTAACACCTACTGCAACATTTGAATCTAACTATATTGCTGCGCATATTTTGGGTATGAATAAAAATCCTATTACCTATCCTGCAATACCTTCAGTTTTATATACACTACCAAGATTGTCTAATATTGGAGTTTCTGTAGATGAAGCTAATACTAGTGAGGACTATAAAGTGATAGATATTCCTTTTGGTAAACAAATGGTGTTTGAATACAAAAATGAAACTGAAGCTGAAATGACAATTGTATTAAATAATGATAAACAATTAGTGGGAGCTGCTATATATGCTGATGATGCACCAGATTTAGTTAATTTATTAACTTTCATTGTAAACCAAAAACTAACGGCTCAAGATTTAAATAAAATGATCTTTGCTTTTCCTGGATCATCAAGTGGCGTTATAGATCAATTAAAATTAGCAATGTTATAAAAGGAGTGCTATAAAATAACTAGTAATATTTATGATATACAAGTTGTTAACAAAGATGATAGTAGGTATTACGTATTGTTTAAATGACTACAAAGGTAAAGTTATTATGTTAGTTAATACTGCCACAAAATGTGGCTTAAGTGGTCAATTTGAAGAATTAGAAGAAATATACCAAAAATATAAAGAGCAAGGGCTAATTATACTTGGATTTCCTTGTAATCAATTTGCTAAATAAGAACCTGGGACTGATGACCAAATAGCTGAAATATGGAAAGAAAATCAAATGGAATTTCACAAAATTTATTATTGCTAAAGATGGTAATGTAGTAAAAAAACTTGCTCCCAAAGACAGTCCTAAAAAAGTAGAAACTTTATTTCAGAATTTATTATAACTAAGCATTATTAATTGAAATGACACAATAATATAGCGTTTAATATCTAATTATGTTACTAGTAAACATATCCACAATCCTACTGAATAGAACGAAAAAAGCACAATACAAAGCTAAAGTTGATAAAAATGTACTGAAGCTATTACAATCAATAAAATAATAGAAATTTCATTATCTGATTCTATTGTTGATTTACTCCATTAATTTGTTTTAAAAGATTTTCATCCTGTGATGTAAATTAACTTTATTGATTATAATCACTCCTATTTTTAAATATATTGCATCCACATAACCTAAACAGATAAAACTACTTTGCATTCCTACCAATTATAGTGTTATAATGCAATCAACAAAGATTATCAGGCATGTATGCACCAAATCCCCTTACTATGGCCGTAGTAAGGGGATTTTTTGGTGTGACTAGTCGCCTATTCGTCATTACGCTTGCGTAGCCAATGCGCAAATAGCGCAACGAGACAACCACTTGCTGCTGTGGTCATGATGTTCACAAAGATTTCAGACATCGCGTATGCACCTCCTCTCTACGTCAAATTGACGCCTGAGAGATAGGCGACTCCATTATTATATCATTTGTAAATACATAAGCATATTCACTTCCGATAAGTTGAACTATGTTAATTAAAGCTCCAAACTATTAACACAAACTGCTAATACAAAAGGAATAAACACTCTAAGTAGATCAGAAAAAAACTTAATAAATCAATTTAAAATAATAAAGAGTACTTAAAAAGTGTGAAAATCATAATTTAATATTTAATTGCAAAAAGTGCTTCTTAAAATTTTAAGATCATTTTAGAATTAAAATAAAAACTACTGCTAGCAATTAATGCTAACAGTAGTAAGTGTTAAACAAAGAGTTAAGCTGAGGTGGATATTATATTAATACCTTTAATTTATTTAAGTAAACAAATTAAGATGATTAAGTAAAGGAAAAGCTTTAACCTGTTTTGACCAAGCCTTTTAACAGCGTTATATAAAACATAAGTTTTTTTATTTTATAGTATATCAAGACAAGAAGAAACTCGTTTTTAACTCGTTTCTAAAAAAAACAAAAGCTACCTAAAGTTTAGGTAGCTTTTTATTTATTATTACTGCTTATTCTTTTTATTAATCCAATCTGTCGATACATCCATCGCAGCACGCGTTGCATTTGTTTGGTCTAAAGAATTAACCATAACAAAATCATGGATTGTACCTTGGAAACGCATTTGAGTCACTTCAACCCCTGCTTCTCTTAATTTATTGGCATAAGCTTCACCTTCATCACGTAAAACATCTGCTTCTGCATTTAAAACTATTGCTGGTGGTAAATCTTTTAGCTCTTCAACCGATGCTTTAAGAGGTGATGCTGTAATTTCATTTCGCTCTTGTTCACTTGTTGTATATTGATTCCAAAACCATTCCATACCTTCTTTAGTTAAATAATAACCTTCAGCAAACTCATTATATGAATCTGTATCAAACTCAGCATTTGTCACTGGGTAATATAGGACTTGTTGATTAATCGGCAATCCATTACGTTGTTTTGTCATAATTGTCATTACCGCAGACATATTACCCCCAACTGAATCACCAGATACAGTTAAACGATTAAGATCAAGTTTCTTTTCTTCAGCTACATCTTTTAATTGCTGTAAAACACTATAATTTTGCTCAATAGCCGTTGGATATTTCGCTTCAGGAGATAATGTAAAATCCGGCATAACTACAACTGAATTTGTTCTTACAGCTAATTCTCTAACTAATTTATCATGTGTCTCTGGACTTCCGAAGACCCATCCAGCACCATGTATATAATATATAACAGGAAGTACATCTGTGTTTCCTTTAGGACTAATAAAACGTACAGGAATTTCTCCCCATTTACCCGTCGAATATTTTTCATCTTTAATATCAACATCTAGTTTTTCAACTGGAGAGGATTGGACTTCTTCTAACAATTTACGACCATCTTTAGGTTCTAATTCATATATTCTAGGATGAGGCGCATTAGCTTCACTAAACTCTTTCGCTTCTTTCTCTAAAACAACTTTATTCATAATCATTCTCCTTTGAACCTTATTTTTAAACCTAAATACACAAATTAAATAGCCCAAATCCGTATACTATAAACTTTCAAGTATTATAGTTGCTTTATTCCAATTGCTTTATTGACGGTGAGCCTCGGAACCCTTAACAATCCCAAAACTTGTCGAATGATCGGCTTAATAGCTCACGCTATGCCGACATTCATCTGCAAGTTTAGTTAAGGGTTCTTTTCAACCCACAATAAACTTTCTCGGCATAAATGCGTGCTCTATTTTTTGTTTTCTGAAGGTTTCCAAAATAAAACCACAGCCATAAAAAATAAGTAATAAATAATAAACCAAAAATCTAAATGACTTTGATTT
Protein-coding sequences here:
- the arsC gene encoding arsenate reductase (thioredoxin) — translated: MDKKTIYFICTGNSCRSQMAEGWGKEILGEDWNVYSAGIETHGVNPRAIEAMKEVDIDISNHTSDLIDNDILKQSDLVVTLCSDADDNCPILPPNVKKEHWGFEDPAGKEWSEFQRVRDEIKLAIEKFKLR
- a CDS encoding zinc-dependent alcohol dehydrogenase family protein, giving the protein MKAWQLENFGLDNLKQVELEKPEIAEDQILIKVNSVSLNYRDTAIVEGIYTPELLKFPFIPVSDASGIVVEIGSKVTKFKKGDRVTSHMFTKWLDGKPKSDEQSHALGATVDGGLSEYMVLNENAAVFSPETLTDNQSSTLPVAAFVNWFSLVEYGNIKAGDKVLVQGTGGVSIFAIQIASALGAEVIATSSSDEKLEKAKELGASKVINYKTHPDWEKEVQKLTNGKGVEHIVEVVGGSSIAKSIDALAFQGHIYVIGFLENMEANVNLFALLAKQARIQGVNLGHHRAFEDFNKALDQINIDPVIDTVYSFDQAKEAYEHQMKGAFGKIVIDFNK
- a CDS encoding MarR family winged helix-turn-helix transcriptional regulator, translating into MIDDEMKLAHQLCFSTYNVNKLFSKFYEKQLSQFGLTFSQYLVLLTLWEENPQTLLSIGKKLNLASNTLSPLLKRLEKAGWVQRNRDESDKRNLIITLTIKGLNEQEAVHEAIAKCISSQFDVDEYMKAKSIMDNLEETLKTITKDDSNETI
- a CDS encoding dihydrolipoyl dehydrogenase family protein gives rise to the protein MKQYDVVFLGSGHAAWHSALTLNKAGKSVAIVEKDRIAGTCTNYGCNAKILLENPYEVLEQASHYPNIINTEALSVNWENLMSYKHKIIDPMANTLKGLFEQQGIDIIEGAGKLLDEHHLVVDGEQYYGENIVIATGQHSNKLDIEGSEYTHDSRDFLSLEQMPNSITFIGVGIISIEFASITIKSGVETHMIHVDDEPLKGFYSAHIAKLMDKLATEGVQFHMNENTTVIKEQGDNYTVSTESGLEITTNYVLDATGRRPNVNGIGLEEAGVNFTTRGIQVDEYLRTNIPNIYASGDVLDKVIPKLTPTATFESNYIAAHILGMNKNPITYPAIPSVLYTLPRLSNIGVSVDEANTSEDYKVIDIPFGKQMVFEYKNETEAEMTIVLNNDKQLVGAAIYADDAPDLVNLLTFIVNQKLTAQDLNKMIFAFPGSSSGVIDQLKLAML
- a CDS encoding type I toxin-antitoxin system Fst family toxin, producing MSEIFVNIMTTAASGCLVALFAHWLRKRNDE
- a CDS encoding alpha/beta hydrolase; the protein is MMNKVVLEKEAKEFSEANAPHPRIYELEPKDGRKLLEEVQSSPVEKLDVDIKDEKYSTGKWGEIPVRFISPKGNTDVLPVIYYIHGAGWVFGSPETHDKLVRELAVRTNSVVVMPDFTLSPEAKYPTAIEQNYSVLQQLKDVAEEKKLDLNRLTVSGDSVGGNMSAVMTIMTKQRNGLPINQQVLYYPVTNAEFDTDSYNEFAEGYYLTKEGMEWFWNQYTTSEQERNEITASPLKASVEELKDLPPAIVLNAEADVLRDEGEAYANKLREAGVEVTQMRFQGTIHDFVMVNSLDQTNATRAAMDVSTDWINKKNKQ